The Gillisia sp. Hel_I_86 genome has a segment encoding these proteins:
- a CDS encoding GAF domain-containing protein yields the protein MKNQIQDFPLDIKISFHKIIEEYKLQLDEEQSSISKEYMAKVLEYVSSFPKLEEGIEDPNDLSKFKDVIKILLDELFPKILSKNEIKAATVPFHNLIFNTSKRFKKILDNAGEGFELSMRNLNEDMFYIYGCILILNHHYNYKIDFSRPLYYDIPDETGILKHYRLALNADFIDIEKGKNAVEITEDDVDLLIQNIEDVAFWKKKFPPLSWIFKGFIIINLTDVTVDDAISDLKTTLLHKESSNEEELLKFEEIFQSIYRIPDIRVGFTMFNKNRMVFERMDNQDSFSFILNDKQESNCKESICSKTFKKLIEEQTYFTITNVERYAKETGNNLLSQNLLKNNVMSCILAPIAVENELWGILEIVSYRKNELNSINAIKLDDILPYIVTAIERNRSEFENKVKAVIQSECTAIHPSVLWIFDREAKQFIKDLNKDGLASFKDIAFKDVYPLYGQIDIVGSSDARNNAIQNDLMHQLEEIEHIIDMAYQIENMPIYDQVRFRITDFKEDLQDTLNASSEQRVFNLLQKEVNPLMEHLSSQSKELKKLVEKYQKQLNPETGIIYNHRQNYDDTVQRINRTMARLLDKKQVEAQKIYPHYFERYKTDGVDHNIYIGASLTNNKPFNEVYLYNLRLWQLATMCEMENKFYQLQKNTPIQLDAASLILVFNSTLSIRYRMDEKKFDVDGTYNARYEIIKKRIDKAFIKNTEERITQKGKISIVYSQSSDEREYLRYIKYLQIKQYLGDEVELLELEDVQGVIGLKAIRVNVLYHPDENAFDKAITYEGLMDYLR from the coding sequence ATGAAAAATCAAATTCAGGATTTTCCTTTAGATATAAAAATAAGTTTCCATAAAATTATAGAAGAGTATAAACTTCAATTGGACGAGGAGCAAAGTAGTATATCCAAGGAGTACATGGCAAAGGTATTGGAATATGTTTCGTCCTTTCCAAAACTCGAGGAAGGAATAGAAGACCCTAATGATTTATCTAAATTTAAAGATGTAATTAAAATTTTATTGGATGAGCTTTTTCCAAAAATTTTAAGTAAAAATGAAATTAAAGCAGCTACGGTACCTTTTCATAATTTAATCTTTAATACATCTAAGCGTTTTAAAAAGATTTTGGATAATGCAGGGGAAGGATTCGAGCTTTCTATGCGGAATTTAAATGAGGATATGTTCTATATCTATGGGTGTATTCTAATACTTAACCATCACTACAATTATAAAATAGATTTCTCAAGGCCTTTATATTATGATATTCCGGATGAGACAGGGATATTAAAACATTATAGATTGGCATTGAATGCCGATTTTATCGATATCGAAAAAGGGAAGAACGCTGTTGAAATTACAGAGGACGATGTAGATCTTTTAATACAAAACATAGAGGATGTAGCATTTTGGAAAAAGAAGTTCCCGCCATTAAGTTGGATATTCAAAGGTTTTATAATCATTAATCTTACCGATGTTACGGTAGACGATGCAATCTCTGACCTTAAAACCACGCTGCTTCACAAGGAATCTTCCAATGAAGAAGAATTATTGAAATTTGAGGAGATTTTTCAATCTATTTATAGGATTCCGGATATTAGGGTTGGTTTTACCATGTTCAATAAAAACCGGATGGTTTTTGAGCGTATGGATAATCAAGATTCCTTTAGTTTTATTCTAAACGATAAACAGGAAAGTAATTGTAAAGAGAGCATCTGTAGTAAAACCTTTAAAAAGTTAATAGAAGAACAAACCTATTTTACGATTACGAACGTAGAGCGTTACGCCAAAGAAACAGGGAACAATTTATTGTCACAAAATCTTTTAAAGAATAATGTGATGAGCTGTATTCTGGCACCCATAGCCGTTGAAAATGAACTATGGGGAATTTTGGAAATAGTATCTTATAGAAAAAATGAATTAAACAGTATAAATGCCATTAAACTGGATGATATACTTCCCTATATAGTTACTGCCATAGAACGAAACAGGAGTGAGTTCGAAAACAAGGTCAAGGCGGTGATTCAAAGTGAATGTACGGCAATACATCCAAGCGTGTTATGGATTTTTGATAGGGAGGCAAAGCAATTTATTAAAGATCTCAACAAAGACGGATTAGCTTCCTTTAAGGATATTGCGTTTAAAGATGTGTATCCACTTTATGGCCAAATAGATATTGTAGGTTCTTCTGATGCCAGAAACAATGCTATTCAAAACGATCTAATGCACCAGCTGGAAGAGATAGAACATATTATAGATATGGCCTACCAGATAGAGAATATGCCCATTTATGATCAGGTGCGGTTTAGGATTACAGACTTTAAAGAAGATCTTCAAGACACTTTAAACGCTTCAAGCGAGCAGCGGGTCTTTAATTTGCTTCAGAAAGAAGTGAACCCGTTAATGGAACATTTAAGTAGCCAATCCAAGGAACTGAAGAAATTAGTAGAGAAATACCAAAAGCAATTGAATCCTGAAACAGGGATTATATATAATCATCGTCAAAATTATGATGATACGGTGCAGCGAATCAATAGGACAATGGCGAGGTTGCTTGATAAAAAACAAGTAGAAGCTCAAAAAATATATCCACATTATTTTGAAAGGTATAAGACCGATGGGGTGGACCATAATATTTATATTGGTGCTTCCCTTACCAATAACAAGCCTTTCAATGAAGTGTATTTATACAATCTTAGACTTTGGCAGTTGGCCACCATGTGCGAGATGGAAAACAAATTCTATCAGCTTCAAAAAAACACCCCTATACAATTGGATGCGGCTTCTTTAATATTGGTTTTTAACAGTACCTTATCTATTCGATATAGAATGGATGAAAAGAAATTTGATGTGGATGGCACCTATAATGCGCGTTACGAAATCATCAAAAAACGCATAGACAAGGCGTTTATTAAAAATACGGAGGAGCGAATTACGCAAAAAGGGAAGATCTCCATTGTGTATTCCCAAAGCAGTGATGAACGGGAATATTTAAGGTATATAAAATACCTACAGATCAAACAATACCTGGGAGACGAGGTGGAACTACTGGAACTGGAAGACGTGCAAGGAGTAATTGGCCTAAAAGCTATCCGGGTAAATGTCCTATATCACCCGGATGAGAATGCTTTTGATAAGGCGATCACTTATGAGGGCCTAATGGATTATTTAAGGTAA